One Tolypothrix bouteillei VB521301 DNA window includes the following coding sequences:
- a CDS encoding phosphotransferase enzyme family protein codes for MIEKRDTDNNLTAIADQFALKGKVMGIQVLGSGNINDTFLVTLDSPEEKHFVLQRINTQVFRQPELIVQNMRTFTEHVRDRLQRNPLNRRWEVPRLLVTKDARDYWREANGSFWRAITFIEGTQSFDTMQNLEQAKEIGYALGMFHNLISDLPPEKLADTLEGFHITPLYLQHYHRVLATTHTQKSPEVQYCLQFVSDRQLWAEVLEKAKATGELPMRLMHGDPKINNVLFDTKTQLAASTIDLDTVKPGLVHYDIGDCLRSGCNPSGEETEEWERVYFDTDLCQGILQGYLSVAKAFLLEKDYVYMYDAIRLISFELGLRFFADYLAGNIYFKVKHPEHNLTRALVQFKLTESIEAQETTIRNIIKDVK; via the coding sequence ATGATAGAAAAACGAGACACAGATAATAATTTAACTGCCATTGCTGACCAATTCGCCTTGAAAGGTAAGGTGATGGGTATTCAAGTGCTTGGCAGTGGCAATATTAATGATACGTTTCTAGTAACTCTTGATTCTCCAGAGGAAAAGCACTTTGTCTTGCAAAGGATCAACACGCAGGTGTTCCGTCAACCAGAACTGATCGTGCAGAATATGCGTACTTTTACAGAGCACGTTCGCGATCGCTTGCAACGCAACCCCCTCAATCGTCGTTGGGAAGTGCCTCGATTACTGGTAACAAAAGATGCACGGGATTACTGGAGGGAAGCCAACGGGTCATTCTGGCGGGCTATTACCTTTATTGAAGGTACGCAGTCTTTTGATACCATGCAAAATTTGGAACAAGCCAAAGAAATCGGCTATGCCTTGGGTATGTTTCACAACCTCATCAGCGACTTACCCCCTGAAAAACTAGCTGATACCCTAGAAGGGTTTCACATTACCCCCCTTTATCTGCAACATTACCATCGAGTTTTGGCAACAACTCATACCCAGAAATCACCTGAAGTTCAATATTGCTTGCAGTTCGTTAGCGATCGCCAGCTTTGGGCAGAAGTCTTAGAAAAGGCTAAAGCAACGGGTGAGTTACCAATGCGTCTCATGCATGGCGATCCCAAAATCAATAACGTGTTATTTGATACAAAAACACAGCTAGCTGCCAGCACGATCGACTTGGATACCGTTAAACCCGGTCTCGTACATTATGACATTGGGGACTGTTTGCGCTCTGGGTGCAATCCATCTGGAGAAGAAACCGAGGAATGGGAAAGGGTTTATTTTGATACAGATTTATGTCAGGGAATTCTCCAGGGATATCTCTCTGTAGCTAAAGCGTTTCTCCTTGAGAAGGATTACGTCTATATGTACGACGCAATTCGTCTCATTTCCTTTGAATTAGGGTTAAGGTTTTTTGCTGACTATTTAGCAGGAAATATCTACTTTAAAGTCAAGCATCCAGAACACAACTTAACAAGAGCACTTGTCCAATTCAAACTGACTGAGAGTATTGAAGCTCAAGAAACAACTATTCGCAACATTATTAAGGATGTGAAATAA
- the dhaL gene encoding dihydroxyacetone kinase subunit DhaL, with protein sequence MVTKQQILEWLQRFTEELEKNKDYLTELDAAIGDADHGINMDRGFKSAIAQLPTVADKDIGSLLKTVSMTLISSVGGASGPLYGTLFLRASTAVAGKEELSDRDLLAILQAGLDGVVQRGKAQLGDKTMVDVLSPSVAAFQQAIGEGKNSIQAMEEAVAAGKRGMQDTTPMQAKKGRASYLGERSIGHQDPGATSSYLMLKSLLEVLQSSGT encoded by the coding sequence ATGGTTACAAAACAGCAAATTTTAGAATGGTTGCAGCGCTTTACTGAGGAACTGGAGAAGAATAAGGATTATTTGACAGAATTAGATGCAGCAATTGGTGATGCGGACCACGGTATTAATATGGATCGCGGATTTAAATCCGCGATCGCTCAGTTACCAACTGTAGCAGATAAGGATATTGGCAGTCTTTTGAAAACCGTTAGCATGACCCTCATTTCGTCGGTTGGTGGTGCAAGCGGACCTCTATATGGCACTCTCTTTTTAAGAGCAAGTACAGCTGTTGCTGGCAAAGAGGAACTTAGCGATAGGGATCTGCTGGCAATTTTACAAGCGGGTTTAGATGGTGTTGTTCAAAGAGGTAAGGCGCAACTCGGAGACAAAACGATGGTGGATGTACTCTCTCCATCTGTCGCAGCTTTTCAACAAGCTATAGGTGAGGGTAAGAATTCTATCCAAGCAATGGAGGAAGCTGTCGCTGCAGGTAAACGGGGAATGCAGGACACAACTCCCATGCAGGCTAAAAAGGGACGGGCGAGTTATTTAGGAGAGCGGAGTATCGGACATCAAGATCCAGGAGCGACTTCATCTTACTTAATGTTAAAGAGTTTGTTAGAAGTACTGCAAAGTTCCGGTACATGA
- the dhaK gene encoding dihydroxyacetone kinase subunit DhaK, protein MKKLINKPEDFVRESLEGMAIAYPDLIKVECDPTFVYRVDAPIPGKVAIISGGGSGHEPMHAGFVGMGMLDAACPGEVFTSPTPDQMLAAAKKVDGGAGILYIVKNYSGDVMNFEMATELARSEGIRVLNILIDDDVAVKDSLYTQGRRGVGTTVLAEKIGGAAAQQGYDLQQVVDLCRQVNLNGRSMGIALSSCTVPAKGTPTFELGDREIEMGIGIHGEPGRERRAFASVDEITEMLAISIIEDTPYSRTVREWDEEKGEWADVELIDPVFQHGDRVLAFVNGMGGTPLSELYLVYRKLAEICKKKGLHIVRNLIGSYITSLEMQGCSISLLKVNDEMIRLWDAPVKTPSLQWGV, encoded by the coding sequence GTGAAAAAACTTATTAATAAACCTGAAGATTTTGTCCGTGAAAGTTTAGAAGGAATGGCGATCGCCTATCCCGATCTCATCAAAGTTGAGTGTGACCCTACTTTTGTCTACAGAGTAGATGCACCCATACCGGGGAAAGTCGCCATTATTTCTGGTGGAGGTAGCGGTCACGAACCGATGCACGCAGGGTTTGTAGGTATGGGAATGTTAGATGCTGCTTGTCCTGGAGAGGTTTTTACTTCTCCTACCCCCGACCAAATGCTAGCAGCAGCTAAGAAAGTCGATGGAGGAGCGGGTATCCTTTACATCGTGAAGAACTACAGTGGAGATGTCATGAACTTTGAAATGGCAACGGAGTTAGCCCGGAGTGAGGGTATCCGAGTGCTAAATATTCTTATAGATGATGATGTAGCAGTTAAAGATAGCTTATACACACAGGGACGCCGAGGTGTAGGGACAACTGTATTGGCAGAAAAAATTGGTGGTGCAGCGGCACAACAAGGATACGATTTGCAACAAGTTGTCGATTTGTGTCGCCAAGTCAATTTAAATGGTCGTAGTATGGGGATCGCACTCAGTTCTTGCACCGTTCCTGCTAAAGGGACACCCACTTTTGAACTGGGCGATCGCGAAATAGAAATGGGTATTGGTATCCACGGCGAACCGGGAAGAGAGCGCAGAGCTTTTGCATCCGTAGATGAGATAACAGAAATGCTCGCTATCTCTATTATTGAGGATACGCCTTACAGCCGTACAGTGCGGGAATGGGATGAAGAGAAAGGTGAATGGGCAGATGTAGAACTCATCGACCCCGTTTTTCAGCATGGGGATCGCGTTCTAGCTTTTGTCAATGGTATGGGTGGGACTCCCCTCAGCGAACTGTATCTTGTTTATCGCAAACTTGCGGAAATCTGCAAAAAGAAGGGATTGCATATTGTACGCAACCTGATTGGATCTTATATAACTTCTTTAGAGATGCAAGGTTGCTCTATAAGTTTATTAAAAGTCAATGATGAAATGATTCGCTTGTGGGATGCACCTGTAAAAACACCAAGTTTGCAGTGGGGAGTTTGA
- a CDS encoding SDR family NAD(P)-dependent oxidoreductase: MNIQGKTVLITGASRGIGRAIAIEFAKQGVKCLLVVARDATRLAEVASEIEMLGVKAHTMALDLSQVVEVNIAIAQAWRNYGPIDVLVNCAGVAHQTPFLNSQLSKVQAEISVNLIGMYTMTRLVARRMAVQRSGTIVNVSSLMGKVAAPTMATYSATKFAILGFTQALRGELAPYNIRVAALLPSLTDTDMVRDLEWFRWVIPMTPQQVAQALVRGLQRDSPEILVGWQSHIAVLCDRLAPWLLEKVLQMASPLSQAKQVRHQTWRNAR, from the coding sequence ATGAATATTCAAGGGAAAACAGTTCTGATTACTGGAGCCTCACGAGGTATTGGGCGAGCGATCGCTATTGAATTTGCAAAGCAAGGAGTCAAATGCCTGCTTGTGGTTGCTAGAGATGCGACTCGATTGGCTGAAGTGGCTTCTGAAATAGAAATGCTTGGTGTAAAAGCACACACCATGGCTTTAGATTTATCTCAAGTTGTGGAAGTGAATATTGCGATCGCTCAAGCTTGGCGGAATTACGGTCCTATTGACGTACTTGTCAATTGTGCTGGAGTCGCTCATCAAACCCCTTTCCTCAACTCTCAATTGTCTAAAGTGCAAGCAGAAATATCTGTGAATCTTATTGGGATGTATACTATGACTCGTCTGGTAGCGCGACGCATGGCAGTACAGCGTTCGGGAACTATTGTTAATGTTTCTAGTTTGATGGGTAAAGTTGCTGCACCAACAATGGCAACCTATTCTGCTACAAAATTTGCGATTCTAGGCTTCACGCAGGCTTTGCGAGGTGAGCTAGCACCATACAATATTCGGGTTGCTGCTTTATTGCCGTCTTTAACCGACACTGATATGGTGAGGGATTTAGAGTGGTTTCGCTGGGTGATACCTATGACTCCCCAACAGGTGGCTCAAGCACTTGTTAGAGGTCTGCAAAGAGATTCACCTGAAATCTTGGTAGGCTGGCAAAGTCATATTGCTGTATTGTGCGATCGTCTCGCCCCTTGGTTGTTAGAAAAGGTTTTACAAATGGCATCTCCCCTGTCGCAAGCAAAACAAGTGCGCCATCAAACATGGAGGAACGCTAGGTAA